One part of the Candidatus Paceibacterota bacterium genome encodes these proteins:
- a CDS encoding CorA family divalent cation transporter: MRNTYVYDNVTWIDLERPTREEIAEITKTYDIHPFIEKELSSTSLKPKVESYDNSLYTILHFPALKHGHPQEEAQEVDFIIGKDFIITVRYDSVDALVDFAKAFEAKSITDKKFRIIEPGAIFAQMILRLYRAVDEEIDILNGSLEHIKKQIFNEKERDMVIAISHADRGLLNLEKGLLFHEEILESLGRSGEHYFGKDFVVSLNNVREMQKNIKRSLEQTARYLGELRKTNDSLLSLKQNEIMRVFTVMAFIIFPLALLTDILTIDSSSNPFHGMQNEFWIISGIVIFVGLFMYLFFKGKRWL, translated from the coding sequence ATGAGAAACACATATGTATACGACAATGTAACTTGGATCGATCTCGAAAGACCGACGCGGGAAGAAATTGCGGAAATTACAAAAACGTACGACATCCATCCTTTCATCGAAAAAGAGCTTTCCAGCACATCCCTCAAGCCGAAAGTGGAATCTTACGACAATTCCCTTTATACCATTCTCCACTTCCCTGCCTTGAAGCACGGCCATCCGCAAGAAGAGGCGCAAGAAGTTGATTTTATTATCGGCAAAGATTTCATCATAACCGTCCGCTATGACAGCGTAGACGCGCTCGTTGATTTTGCAAAAGCATTTGAAGCAAAATCAATAACGGACAAAAAATTCCGGATTATCGAACCGGGCGCTATCTTCGCGCAAATGATCTTGCGTCTCTATCGAGCTGTAGACGAAGAAATTGATATTTTAAATGGATCTTTGGAGCATATCAAAAAACAAATTTTCAATGAGAAGGAAAGAGATATGGTTATCGCCATCTCTCACGCAGACAGAGGACTATTGAATCTTGAAAAGGGCCTTCTCTTCCACGAAGAAATTCTCGAATCATTAGGACGCTCTGGCGAACACTACTTTGGAAAAGATTTCGTTGTGAGTTTGAACAATGTCCGGGAGATGCAAAAAAATATAAAACGCTCGCTCGAACAAACTGCGCGCTATTTGGGAGAGCTCCGTAAGACGAATGATTCCCTGCTCTCACTGAAGCAAAATGAGATTATGCGAGTCTTTACCGTCATGGCATTTATTATCTTCCCGCTCGCCCTTTTGACCGATATTTTGACCATCGACAGCTCTTCAAATCCATTTCATGGAATGCAAAATGAATTTTGGATCATTTCAGGAATTGTGATTTTCGTGGGACTTTTCATGTATCTCTTTTTCAAAGGCAAACGCTGGCTCTAA
- the cysS gene encoding cysteine--tRNA ligase, whose amino-acid sequence MALTLFDTLSGEKKEFTPLSAPEVTMYNCGPTVYNYLHIGNLRTFVTNDILRRTLEWNNYEVKQVMNITDVDDKTIRGAQAEKESLGDFTKKYEGFFLEDIKALNIEMPWNMPHATEYITQIISLIQKLIASGAGYKTDDGIYFDVTKAKNYGALARLEKRTETKSRIAKDEYDKENPSDFALWKFHKEEDGDVKWPASFGEGRPGWHIECSAMSQALLGDTIDIHTGGIDLIFPHHTNEIAQSETATEKHPFVRYWLHGAFLNVAEGKMAKSAGNFIRLRDLKEKGIHPLSYRYFLLGAHYRSPLNFSYDAILGAQTTLENIVREIKMFSQEGTAGKILSSYRKDFSGAIDDDLNIPQTLAILHALLSSKEKPEDKLATIIEFDKVLGLNLVGLAKEMKNIPKEILAINEKREIARKEKDWKKSDELRAEIEKAGYKVLDGAKETTIERSLSSLLTESI is encoded by the coding sequence ATGGCACTTACGCTTTTCGATACCCTCTCCGGCGAGAAAAAAGAATTCACTCCCCTCTCCGCGCCCGAGGTGACTATGTATAATTGCGGACCAACAGTCTACAACTATCTTCATATTGGAAATCTTCGTACATTTGTCACGAACGATATTTTACGCCGAACGCTTGAATGGAATAATTACGAAGTGAAGCAGGTGATGAACATTACGGATGTAGATGACAAGACTATCCGCGGAGCACAGGCAGAAAAAGAATCGCTAGGAGATTTCACGAAAAAGTATGAAGGATTTTTTCTCGAGGATATAAAAGCATTGAATATAGAAATGCCGTGGAATATGCCTCATGCGACGGAATACATAACACAAATCATTTCCCTTATCCAAAAACTCATTGCGAGCGGAGCGGGATATAAAACAGACGATGGCATTTATTTCGATGTGACCAAAGCAAAAAATTATGGCGCGCTTGCTCGACTCGAAAAACGCACTGAAACAAAAAGTAGAATTGCAAAAGATGAATACGACAAAGAAAACCCGAGCGACTTCGCCCTCTGGAAATTTCACAAAGAAGAAGATGGGGACGTTAAATGGCCGGCGTCCTTCGGGGAGGGCCGTCCCGGCTGGCATATCGAGTGTTCCGCAATGTCCCAAGCGCTTCTTGGAGACACCATCGACATCCATACCGGAGGAATTGATTTGATCTTCCCCCATCACACCAACGAAATCGCTCAATCAGAAACCGCAACAGAAAAACATCCATTTGTAAGATATTGGCTCCACGGAGCATTCCTGAATGTCGCAGAGGGCAAAATGGCAAAGTCAGCCGGCAATTTTATCCGCCTTCGAGATTTGAAAGAAAAAGGCATTCATCCCCTCTCCTACCGATATTTTCTGCTTGGTGCTCATTATCGATCCCCTCTTAATTTTTCATATGATGCAATACTTGGAGCACAGACGACACTGGAAAATATTGTCCGAGAAATAAAAATGTTTTCACAAGAAGGAACTGCTGGCAAAATCCTTTCGTCATATCGAAAGGATTTTTCCGGCGCGATTGACGACGATCTCAACATTCCCCAGACTCTCGCCATCCTTCACGCACTTCTTAGTTCAAAAGAAAAACCAGAAGACAAACTGGCAACAATAATCGAATTTGATAAAGTCCTCGGACTGAACCTCGTCGGACTCGCAAAAGAAATGAAAAATATTCCGAAAGAAATTTTGGCAATCAATGAAAAACGAGAAATCGCAAGAAAAGAAAAAGATTGGAAAAAATCCGATGAACTTCGAGCTGAAATTGAAAAAGCGGGTTACAAAGTGCTCGATGGGGCGAAAGAAACAACTATAGAAAGAAGTCTCTCTTCTTTATTGACAGAATCGATTTAA